Part of the Mycobacteriales bacterium genome, CTCGCGGATCTCGGTGTAGATCGCGCGGCTCACCATGTCGCGCGGCGCGAGGTCCTTGATGGTCGGCGCGTAACGCTCCATGAAGCGCTCGCCGTCCTTGTTGCGGAGGATGCCGCCCTCGCCGCGCGCGCCCTCGGTGAGCAGGATGCCGAGCTTGTAGAGGCCGGTCGGGTGGAACTGGAAGAACTCCATGTCCTCCAGCGGCAGGCCGAGCCGCCACACGATGCCGGGGCCGTCGCCGGTGAGGGTGTGGGCGTTCGAGGTGACCTTGAACATCTTGCCGAAGCCGCCGCTCGCGAAGATCACGGCCTTGGCCTGGAAGACGTGGATCTCGCCGGTCGCCAGCTCGTACGCGACGCAGCCGGCGGTGCGGCCCTCGTTGAGCAGCACGTCGAGGACGTAGAACTCGTTGAAGAACTCCACGTCGTGCTTGACGCACTGCTGGAACAGCGTCTGCAGGATCATGTGGCCGGTGCGGTCGGCCGCGTAGCAGGCGCGGCGGACAGGGGCCTCGCCGTGGCGCGCGGTGTGGCCGCCGAAGCGGCGCTGGTCGATCCGGCCCTCGGGCGTGCGGTTGAACGGCAGCCCGAACTTCTCCAGGTCGAGGACGGCGTCGATCGCCTCCTTGCACATGATCTCCGCGGCGTCCTGGTCGACGAGGTAGTCGCCGCCCTTCACCGTGTCGAACGTGTGCCACTCCCAGTTGTCCTCCTCGACGTTCGCGAGGGCGGCGCACATGCCGCCCTGCGCGGCGCCGGTGTGGGAGCGCGTCGGGTACAGCTTGGTCAGGACCGCGGTGCGGCAGCGCTGGCCGGCCTCCAGGGCGGCCCGCATGCCGGCGCCGCCGGCGCCGACGACGACCGTGTCGTACTTGTGGAACTGCATGGGTTCGTCGCCGCCCTCTAGCTCGTGATCGCGGGGTCGAAGGTGAAGATGACGAGCGTCCCGAGCAGCACGACGAGGAACGTGCTGATGTAGAGCAGCATCTTCAGCCAGAAGCGGGTCTGCCCGCGCTCGGCGTAGTCGTTGATGATCGTGCGCAGGCCGTTGGTGCCGTGCAGCTCGGCGAGCCAGAGCATCGCCAGGTCCCACGTCCGCCAGAACGGCGACGACCACCGGCCGGCGACGAACGCGAAGTTGACGCGCTCCACACCGCCGTCCGCGACGTGCATGACGAACAGGTGGCCGAGCACGAGGAACACGAGCAGCAGCCCGGACACCCGCATGAACACCCAGGAGTACAGCTCGAAGTTCGTCGCGCGCTTGCTCCGCGCCGCGCGGCTGCGGGGCCGTTCGACGAGCGGCGTGTGCCGGTCGGCGTCGGCGATGCTGGTCACGGCGTCTCCCTACGAGCCGAGGTAGCGCTCGGCGACGGGCTTGATCATGAAGTACGTCGCGGGGCCCATGAGCACCACGAACAGCGTCAGCTCGGCGTAGAGCATCTGCCGCTGGAGGCGCACGCCCTTCTCCCAGAAGTCCACGAGCAGCACCCGGATGCCGTTGAGCGCGTGGAACAGCACGGCCGCGACGAGGCCGACCTCCATCAGCGTCACGAGCGGGTACTTGTACGTGTCCACGACGCGGTCGTAGTCGTTCGGGCTGACCCGCACGAGCGCCGTGTCGAGCACGTGCGCGAACAGGAAGAAGAAGACGAGGACACCGGTGACGCGGTGCGCCACCCACGACCACATGCCCTCGCGGCCGCGGTACAGCGTGCCTCTGGGCACAGCGCCGCCTCTCGGTCCGACTCTCCGACGGTTTGCGAACGCGACTCTACCGCCGCGCGTTCGGCCCCGGCACGTCGGCCCGGCGTCGCGGTGTCGTGATCCGGGTCACCCCCGCGACCCGCCGCGGTTGTAAGGAACCGCGTGCCCGCGCGTGTCGAGGGTGGCGGTGGTGCCGCGGCGCCGTCGGTGCCCGCCACCACCGCCCGACGGCACGCCCCGGGCCGGCGAGGTTCACCGCGCACGGCGGCCGCCGCGCGCGACGCACCGGCGGCACCCGCCGCCGACCCAGAGGAGTGGACCATGTCCTTGAACCCGTACCGGCGGCGCGTGGCCGTCGCCGTCGCCGGAGGCGTGACGACGCTGCTCGTCGGCCTCGTCCCCCAGGCGCATGCCGCCTCCGGCACCTACGTCGCCGGAGGAACGGCCGTCGGGCGTGCCGCCGGCACGACCGCTGTCGACAACGGCACCGTCGCCTGCATGCCACAGAGCGCCTCCGGCGTCGGCGGGCTCTGCCTGCCGTTCGGCGGCGGCGACGCGGTGTCCGTCATCGACGACGTGCTCGGCCGCAACGTCGCGTTCCAGGTCTGCGTCGACAACAACGGCGACGGCTTCTGCGGCCGCGGCCCCACGCCGCCCGCCGAGCCCGCCTGCGTCGACCAGATCCTGTTCAGCCACGCCGACGACGGGTCGTTCCGCAACCCGGTCGGGCCGATGCAGACGGCGCTCGCGCCGTGCCCGGGCAACGGCGGCGGCTGGAACGGCTACGTCGTGTTCCTCTGCAACGGCGCCCACGTCGCGAGCGACGTGCACCTGCACCCGGCCACCCGGGGGACCGCGAAGGTGACCACCGGCGGGCAGGGCAGCGGGACGTTCTGCGGCGCGCCGTTCGGCAAGCGGTACTTCGTCGCGCCGACGCCGCCGTCGCCGCCGACGACCCCGCCGGACATCGGCGGCGGGCCCGGCCCCTCGAAGGCGGCCTCCGTCGGCGCGCCCTGCGGCGACGCCCACCGCAACGACTTCACCGGGGTGGTCAACCAGGACATCACGCACTACTACGGTGAGATCCACGGCGGCCCGGTCGTCCTGTACGACGACGGCGGCGCCCTCCCGGTCGCGGTCCCGCCCAACGTCCCGCCGAGCGTCCCGTCGACGCCGCCGTCACCGTCGTTCGCCACGATGCGCTGCTGGCTGCAGAACGGCCCGTTCTACGACTTCACGACCGCGCCCAACGCCGAGTACGGGTACCCGGCGCTCGCCGGTGCGTCCACCCACGGGTCCGGGGTCCTGGTCCTGCCGCCGTCCCCGGTCGAGTTCAACTCACCCACCACGAGCGACCTCTACCTGTGCGCGTCGATCGTGAACATCAACGGGCACTCCCAGGAGGACCTGCTGTGGGACGACGCCGTCGCGGACCCCGGCACCGGCCAGCAGGTGGGCGGGTTCGTGCCGTACTACAGCGCGCCCACGCCGCGGTGCCGGCTGCTGATCTCGGTCGACTGACGTCGCTCCGGCGGTGCCGCGCGAGCGGCACCGCCCGGCGTCACCGGGACGATTGTCCCGATCGGACATATTCGCCGCCCGGAGGCGCTCGGTACCGTGCGCGCGCACGTCCGGCCACCCCTACCGGCTCCTTCGTCGGAGCCTGGCCGGACGTTGGAGGCGCGATGGGCTCCTCGCCACCCCGTGGCGCACCCGGCGACGCCGGAGCGCCAAACGTGACCTGCATCGGAGCGGCCGGTCCGGCCGTTCCTCACCGGCGCACGCCGCGCCCCACGACGAGAGGTTTCCCGCCCATGCCGACCGCTCCCCGGAGGATCGTCCTCACCGTCGCCGCGTTCGCCGCGGCAGCCATGGCCGCGGTGGCCCCGGCCGCCCACGCGACCGTCGTCGCCCGGTACGCCGCCGCGACGACGGGCGTCGTCCGCGACGGTAACGGCACCGTCTTCGACAACGGCGCCGTCGTCTGCGACACCGTTCACAACGCCGGCACCGGTGGCGTCTGCCTGCCGTTCGGCGGCGGCGACGCGGTCGCCGTGCACGACGACGTCCTCGGCGAAGACGTCGCGTTCCAGGTCTGCGTCGACAACAACGGCGACGGCCTCTGCGGGCCGAGCTCGCCGGCCGACCCCTGCCCGGACCAGATCTCCTTCAGCCACAGCGACGACGGCAGCTTCTTCAACCCCGTCGGTCCGCTGCCGACCGGGTTCCTGCCGGGCTGCACGGGCGGGCGCTGGCAGGGCTACGTCGTCTTCCTCTGCGAGGGGACGCACGCCGTCGGCGCGCCGCACGAGCACACCGCGCTCACCGGTACCGCGACGGTCTCCGGCAGCGGCGAGGGCAGCGGGAACTTCTGCTTCGCGCAGCTCTCCTCGAAGGCGTACTTCGTGCAGGACGAGGGCAACCTCACGTGCGGCATGGCGTCGTCCAACGACGGCTCCGGCGCCGTGAACCAGGACCCGGACGGCCAGATCGGGCAGGTCGCGGGCGGCCCGTGGCGCACCGGCGCCGGTGACCCCGTGGAGGTCCTCTGCTCGATCGTCGCGACGTCCAGCCACCTGTACCCCGGGCTGGCCGGCGGCCGTGGCTCCGGCGTGGTGCCGCCGACGCTGATGGCGTTCAGCGTGGCACCCGGGACTCCGGTCTACCTCTGCACGCGCGCGCAGTGGACGGACGCCAACGGCCCGCACGTCTACGACTTCGACGCCGATCCGGGGGCGCCCGGGTCGCAGTGCGCGCGGGCGGTCGAGACGAACAACGGGAGTTACCGCGCGTTCACGGTGCCGCAGTCGGTCGTGCCGTAGCCGCGACGGGCGGTGCCGTCCCGCCCGGCGGCACCGCCCGGCCGCGCCGGTAGCATCCGGCGCATGAGCGAGCCGCGCGCGTCGGAGTCGGGCCTGCCGATCCAGCCGGTCTACGGGCCGGCCGACCTCGACGGGTTCGACCCGGCGGCGCTGCTCGGGGAGCCGGGCGCGTACCCGTTCACGCGCGGCGTCTACCCGACGATGTACACCGGCAAGCCGTGGACGATGCGGCAGTACGCCGGCTTCGGCACCGCCAAGGAGTCGAACGAGCGCTACCACGCGCTGCTCGAGGCCGGCACGACCGGGCTGTCGGTGGCGTTCGACCTGCCGACGCAGATGGGGTACGACTCCGACGCGCCGGAGGCGTCCGGCGAGGTCGGCAAGGTCGGCGTCGCGATCGACTCGATCGACGACATGCGGACGTTGTTCGACGGCATCCCGCTGGACACCGTGTCGACGTCGATGACGATCAACGCGCCCGCCGCCGTGCTGCTGCTGCTCTACCAGCTGGTCGCGGAGGAGCAGGGCGTCCCGGGCGACAGGCTCAACGGCACGATCCAGAACGACGTGCTCAAGGAGTACATCGCGCGCGGGACCTACATCTACCCGCCGGCGCAGTCGTTGCGGCTGATCACGGACATCTTCAGCTACTGCCGCGCCGAGATCCCGCGGTGGAACACCATCTCGATCTCCGGCTACCACATGGCCGAGGCGGGGGCGACGCCGGCGCAGGAGGTCGCGTTCACCCTGGCCGACGGCATCGAGTACGTCCGCGCGGCGGTGCGCAGCGGGCAGGACGTCGACGAGTTCGCGCCGCGGCTGGCGTTCTTCTTCGTCGCGCGGACGACGCTGCTGGAGGAGGTCGCGAAGTTCCGGGCGGCGCGGCGGATCTGGGCGTCGGTGATGCGCGACGAGTTCGGCGCGAAGAACCCGAAGTCGCTGATGCTGCGGTTCCACACGCAGACGGCGGGCGTGCAGCTCACCGCGCAGCAGCCCGAGGTCAACCTGATCCGCGTCGCGGTGCAGGCGCTCGCCGCGGTGCTCGGCGGCACGCAGTCGCTGCACACGAACTCCTACGACGAGGCGATCGCGTTGCCGACCGTGAAGGCGGCGACGCTGGCGCTGCGCACGCAGCAGGTGCTCGCGTACGAGACGGACGTGACGGCGACGGTCGACCCGTTCGCCGGGTCGTACGCCATCGAGTCGATGACGAACGCGCTGGAGGAGGAGGCGCGCGCGCTGATGGCGCGGGTGGCCGACCTCGGCGGCGCGGTCGCGGCGATCGAGCAGGGGTTCCAGAAGTCGGAGATCGAGAAGTCGGCGTACGCCGTGGCGCAGTCGGTCGAGGACGGCTCGCGCACGGTCGTCGGGGTCAACCGGTTCGTGGCCGCCCAGGAGGAGGCGTACGAGCCGCTGCGCGTCGACCCGGCGATCGAGGCGGAGCAGCGGGCGCGGCTCGCCGCGCTGCGCGCCGGCCGCGACGACGACGAGGTGGCGAAGCGGCTGGACGAGGTGCGCGCCGCCGCCCGCGGCACCGACAACGTCCTCTACCCGCTGCGCGAGGCGCTGCGGGCGCGGGCGACCGTCGGCGAGGTCTGCGACGCGCTGCGCGAGGTGTGGGGCACCTACCGCCCGCACGACTCGTTCTAGCCGCGCGCTCGTCAAGAAGGCCCGCGCTCCGGCGCGGGCCTTCTTGTTTGCGACTTCGTAACGCCGCGTAACGCGCGGCGATCTCGTTCGTACTGCGTGGCCCCCCGCGGTCCGGCGCCCCGACGGCGCCCCCCTCACCGAGGTACGCCATGCGTCCCAGCCTCGCCGCGATCGCGTTCGTCCTGGCGAGCGCGGCCCGGCCCGTCCCGAGCCTCGCCGACCCCCTCTGCTACGGCGTGGACCTGCACGACACGGTGCTCAGCGCCGTTCCGGTGGTCTCGCAGTGCGCGGAGTTCCCGGACCAGGTGACGTGCACGCTGCTCACGCCGCAGCTCACGCTCGTCGGCCGCCCGCAGCTCCTGCTCTGCCGCCCGACGGAGCCGCCGCGGCAGGGCGGCGTCACCGGCAGGTGACGACGCCGGTCTCGCAGACGGTGCTGCCGCCGCTGGAGTTCCACTCCTCCCAGCCGACGCCCTGCTCGCCCACGCCGGGGACGTCGACGTAGACGCCGCCCTCGTGGCTCGGCCCCTGCTCGTGCTCGAACGGCGCCTGCTCGAACGTCACGCCCACCGTCGCACCGCCCACCTTCCGGTGCAGCTCGGCGGCCGGCGGGTCCTTCGGCGGGAACGGCCGCGCGACGACGGCGCGCACGCCGGTCGCGGCGGGGCCGCCGGCGCGGACGGCGGTGACGCCGTGCGGCAGGTCGCGCAGGTCCCGCGCCTCCGCGACCGGCACGGTGCGCAGCGCGGCAGCCGCCGCCGGCGCGGGCGGCGGGCCGAACACCGCCGCCCCGGCCGCCCCGACGACGCAGGCGAGGCACGGGACGACGGCGGCGAGCACGCCGGGGGAGGAGACGCCGAGCGCGTCGAGGGCGTTCCAGTGGCGGCGGAACGCCTCGCGGACCCGGAGCCCGAGCGTCCCGAGCAGCCCGAGCTGCCGGTCGCCGCCGAGCGCGGTGTACGCGTCGGCGAGCCGCCGCCGCGCGCGGAACAGCTGCTGGCGCGCGGTGTTCTCGGTGACGCCGACCAGGCCCGCGAGCTCGGCCATGGACACGCCCTGCACGTCGCGCAGCCGGATGAGCTGGCGGTCCCGCGCGGAGAGCCGGCGCAGCGCGCGGACCAGCCGCTCGGCGTCGTCGCGCGCCACGACGTGGTCCCACACCGCGACCGCATCCGGCACCTCGGCGAGCGTGAGGTGGTCGACCGCCGACGACTGGGCGTTGTGGCGCACCAGGTCGCGGCCGACGTTGCGGGCGACGACGGCGAGCCACGGCCACACGTCGCGGTCGTCCGCCAGCAGCTCCGGCCGCTGGAACAGCCGGACCAGCGTCTCCTGCGCGATGTCCTCGGCGTCGCGGGCGCCGAAGATCGCGGCGACCCAGCGGACCAGCCGGAGGCGGTACCGGTCGCAGAGCGCGGTGAACGCGTCGTCCCACTCCGGCCCGTCGCCGGGCGGCGGCGGAGGCGGCATCAGACCTCCCGGTCCCGGCGAACGGCGCGCGATGGAACGCGAGTGTAGGCGGAACGGCACTTTCGTGACATGTGGCGCATAACGGCCGGTTGTGCCCCGCGTACTTCTTTCGAAAGCACCCACCGTTTCGAGGGAAGGAACGACATGAAGGTTCGCACGTTCGCGGGGGTCCTCGTCGGGGCCACCTCGCTGGTCGCGGCCATGGCGCTGCCCAGCCACGCCGCCTCCAGCGGCATCGTGACGTTCGCCGGCACCATCCGCCTCAGCTCGACGTTGCCGGGGGCGGGGCAGACGGCGTTCTGCTTCCTGGACCTGGGCGCCCAGTGCGCCAACGGCCTCCAGCCCACCGGCAACGCCGCCGGCGCGGCGTCCAGCCTGCGCGCGATCGACGGGCTGCAGGGCTCGGCGGCGTACACGGAGACCTGCGTGCAGGGCATCCCCGTGACCGGCAACGCGACGATCCTGGCCAAGGTGCACGAGGCGCTGCCGACCGAGGTGTGGAGCGGCGACATCCGCACGCAGTGGACCCGCGCCGGCCTGGTCGCCGTGATGCAGGGCGACGCGACCGGCGTCGCGATCTTCGCGCCGCGGACCCCGGCCGCCTGCGGGACCGCGGCCGACGCCGCCGTGCTCGGCATCGCGGAGGTGACGTAC contains:
- the sdhA gene encoding succinate dehydrogenase flavoprotein subunit; protein product: MQFHKYDTVVVGAGGAGMRAALEAGQRCRTAVLTKLYPTRSHTGAAQGGMCAALANVEEDNWEWHTFDTVKGGDYLVDQDAAEIMCKEAIDAVLDLEKFGLPFNRTPEGRIDQRRFGGHTARHGEAPVRRACYAADRTGHMILQTLFQQCVKHDVEFFNEFYVLDVLLNEGRTAGCVAYELATGEIHVFQAKAVIFASGGFGKMFKVTSNAHTLTGDGPGIVWRLGLPLEDMEFFQFHPTGLYKLGILLTEGARGEGGILRNKDGERFMERYAPTIKDLAPRDMVSRAIYTEIREGRGCGPNGDYVHLDLTHLPPEQLDAKLPDITEFCRTYMAIEPYTDPIPIQPTAHYAMGGIPTNVEAEVLRNNWDVVPGLYAAGECATVSVHGANRLGTNSLLDINVFGRRSGLNAAAFATANDHVALPDEPAGRVVAMVERLRANAGGERIADIRNALQETMDANASVYRTEQTLKQALVDVQALRERYTRASVQDKGKRYNTDLLEAVELGFLLDLAEVLVTCAQARKESRGGHFREDYPNRDDAEFMRHTMAYKDGDEIRLDYKPVTVTRYQPMERKY
- a CDS encoding succinate dehydrogenase hydrophobic membrane anchor subunit — translated: MTSIADADRHTPLVERPRSRAARSKRATNFELYSWVFMRVSGLLLVFLVLGHLFVMHVADGGVERVNFAFVAGRWSSPFWRTWDLAMLWLAELHGTNGLRTIINDYAERGQTRFWLKMLLYISTFLVVLLGTLVIFTFDPAITS
- the sdhC gene encoding succinate dehydrogenase, cytochrome b556 subunit, yielding MPRGTLYRGREGMWSWVAHRVTGVLVFFFLFAHVLDTALVRVSPNDYDRVVDTYKYPLVTLMEVGLVAAVLFHALNGIRVLLVDFWEKGVRLQRQMLYAELTLFVVLMGPATYFMIKPVAERYLGS
- a CDS encoding methylmalonyl-CoA mutase family protein, with amino-acid sequence MSEPRASESGLPIQPVYGPADLDGFDPAALLGEPGAYPFTRGVYPTMYTGKPWTMRQYAGFGTAKESNERYHALLEAGTTGLSVAFDLPTQMGYDSDAPEASGEVGKVGVAIDSIDDMRTLFDGIPLDTVSTSMTINAPAAVLLLLYQLVAEEQGVPGDRLNGTIQNDVLKEYIARGTYIYPPAQSLRLITDIFSYCRAEIPRWNTISISGYHMAEAGATPAQEVAFTLADGIEYVRAAVRSGQDVDEFAPRLAFFFVARTTLLEEVAKFRAARRIWASVMRDEFGAKNPKSLMLRFHTQTAGVQLTAQQPEVNLIRVAVQALAAVLGGTQSLHTNSYDEAIALPTVKAATLALRTQQVLAYETDVTATVDPFAGSYAIESMTNALEEEARALMARVADLGGAVAAIEQGFQKSEIEKSAYAVAQSVEDGSRTVVGVNRFVAAQEEAYEPLRVDPAIEAEQRARLAALRAGRDDDEVAKRLDEVRAAARGTDNVLYPLREALRARATVGEVCDALREVWGTYRPHDSF
- a CDS encoding sigma-70 family RNA polymerase sigma factor, yielding MPPPPPPGDGPEWDDAFTALCDRYRLRLVRWVAAIFGARDAEDIAQETLVRLFQRPELLADDRDVWPWLAVVARNVGRDLVRHNAQSSAVDHLTLAEVPDAVAVWDHVVARDDAERLVRALRRLSARDRQLIRLRDVQGVSMAELAGLVGVTENTARQQLFRARRRLADAYTALGGDRQLGLLGTLGLRVREAFRRHWNALDALGVSSPGVLAAVVPCLACVVGAAGAAVFGPPPAPAAAAALRTVPVAEARDLRDLPHGVTAVRAGGPAATGVRAVVARPFPPKDPPAAELHRKVGGATVGVTFEQAPFEHEQGPSHEGGVYVDVPGVGEQGVGWEEWNSSGGSTVCETGVVTCR